A genomic segment from Halomonas sp. GD1P12 encodes:
- a CDS encoding methyl-accepting chemotaxis protein, which yields MFLLRWLMPAVLLMLAFWLVTLGGHFGYLAQLLGVLAGALALAAFLQRVYDSRDQGAARAGHFKPLADYASLKAMAYRLMGRASSTAIASAQVSHTADLMDQRLVNQERMASEAASSMASINATILQVSASATRVAELAEKARHASHHHQSSLTAIVDDMNDVAKQSVEALDELAALNDRIERVRSVTSMIEAISEQTHLLSLNASIEAARAGEHGRGFAVVAGEVRSLAQKSSEATQRVDELVRDMHQSGQRVMSTMNELMVRVRERSRGMQAVGAGLDDTTREFDDVGEEIGGVAKAMENTKAHSETVTRTLSQLERDVDEGNRDMHDLAVQARELMAAAEGVDGELAQQRLHGRHQTVFAAARESADRIQALFEKAIARGELTQEALFAQNYQPVPNTDPPLYRTGFDAFTDAHLPTLQEPLLMSLGVNYAIACDRQGYVPTHNAAVSRAPTGDPAHDLKYCRSKRIFDDPTGKRCGAHTQPLLLQTYRRDTGEIMHDLSVPIFINGKHWGGFRVGYPPERIEREQGEKLRPPALASLSAGART from the coding sequence ATGTTTTTACTCCGATGGCTGATGCCAGCTGTGCTTTTAATGCTTGCTTTTTGGCTGGTGACGCTTGGGGGGCATTTTGGCTATCTTGCCCAGCTTCTAGGCGTGCTGGCAGGCGCGCTGGCGCTCGCCGCTTTTTTACAGCGTGTGTACGATTCACGGGATCAGGGGGCGGCCCGCGCGGGGCACTTCAAGCCACTTGCCGACTACGCCTCGCTCAAGGCGATGGCCTACCGGTTGATGGGGCGGGCCAGCAGCACGGCGATCGCCTCGGCACAGGTGTCGCACACCGCCGATCTGATGGATCAGCGGCTTGTCAATCAGGAGCGCATGGCAAGCGAGGCGGCATCGAGCATGGCGTCGATCAACGCGACGATTCTACAGGTCAGCGCCAGTGCGACGCGGGTCGCCGAGCTCGCCGAAAAGGCACGCCATGCAAGCCATCATCATCAGTCGAGCCTAACGGCGATCGTGGACGACATGAACGACGTGGCGAAGCAATCCGTCGAGGCCCTCGATGAGCTGGCCGCACTCAACGATAGAATCGAGCGAGTGCGCAGCGTGACGTCGATGATCGAAGCCATTTCCGAGCAAACACATCTTCTTTCGCTCAATGCGTCGATCGAGGCGGCCCGCGCCGGTGAGCACGGCCGTGGCTTTGCCGTGGTGGCCGGCGAAGTGCGAAGTCTGGCACAGAAAAGCTCTGAAGCGACTCAGCGGGTCGACGAGCTGGTGCGTGACATGCACCAGAGCGGTCAACGCGTCATGTCGACCATGAACGAACTGATGGTACGGGTTCGCGAGCGCTCCAGAGGCATGCAGGCGGTCGGGGCTGGGCTTGATGACACGACCCGCGAATTCGATGATGTCGGTGAGGAGATCGGCGGGGTGGCAAAGGCAATGGAGAATACGAAGGCTCACAGCGAGACGGTGACCCGAACGCTCTCCCAGCTCGAGCGCGATGTAGACGAGGGCAATCGCGACATGCACGACCTGGCGGTTCAGGCGCGAGAGCTCATGGCCGCCGCCGAAGGCGTGGATGGTGAACTTGCTCAACAGCGCCTGCACGGCCGCCATCAAACGGTTTTCGCCGCCGCGCGCGAAAGTGCCGATCGCATCCAGGCCCTGTTTGAAAAAGCGATCGCCCGCGGCGAACTCACTCAAGAGGCGCTGTTTGCCCAGAATTATCAGCCCGTGCCGAATACCGACCCACCGCTTTATCGAACCGGTTTCGATGCCTTCACCGATGCGCATCTACCCACGCTTCAGGAGCCGCTGCTGATGTCGCTGGGGGTGAACTACGCCATCGCCTGCGACCGTCAGGGATACGTACCCACTCATAACGCGGCGGTGAGCCGCGCGCCCACCGGCGACCCGGCCCACGATCTGAAGTATTGCCGCAGCAAGCGAATTTTCGACGACCCGACGGGAAAGCGCTGCGGCGCGCACACCCAGCCACTTCTGCTGCAAACGTACCGGCGCGACACCGGCGAGATCATGCACGATCTGTCGGTGCCGATTTTCATCAACGGCAAACATTGGGGTGGTTTTCGCGTGGGCTACCCGCCCGAACGCATCGAGCGCGAGCAAGGCGAGAAGCTCAGGCCCCCGGCGCTTGCCTCGCTAAGCGCCGGCGCGCGGACGTGA
- a CDS encoding pseudouridine synthase, which yields MRLDRFLSETTELTRSLAKRALKNGEVTLNGEPVKQASIHVDTAQDVIELSGERLALVGLRYVMLHKPEDVECTARRGLYPRAIDLIDLPRAERLQPVGRLDVDTTGLLLLTDDGQWSHRITSPKHRCAKVYIADLAEPVEGAAAERAVAQIAEGVLLDDDDTPTAPATLEFLSPMRASLVITEGRYHQVKRMFAALGNRVVSLHRQSIGPIALPDELAPGEWRELTAEEIARF from the coding sequence ATGCGTCTGGATCGTTTTCTTAGTGAAACCACCGAACTCACGCGAAGCCTGGCCAAGCGCGCGCTCAAAAATGGCGAAGTGACACTCAACGGCGAACCGGTCAAGCAGGCATCCATTCACGTCGATACCGCCCAGGATGTCATCGAGTTAAGCGGTGAACGGCTGGCGCTCGTTGGGCTTCGTTACGTGATGCTCCACAAGCCCGAAGACGTGGAGTGCACCGCACGGCGCGGGCTCTACCCGCGCGCGATAGATTTGATCGATCTGCCCAGGGCGGAGCGGCTACAGCCGGTCGGACGCCTCGATGTGGATACCACCGGGCTTTTGCTGTTGACCGATGACGGACAGTGGTCTCACCGCATCACCTCACCGAAGCACCGCTGTGCCAAGGTTTACATTGCTGACCTTGCCGAGCCCGTCGAAGGGGCCGCAGCAGAGCGCGCCGTTGCGCAAATAGCCGAAGGCGTGCTGCTCGATGACGACGATACGCCTACCGCACCGGCGACACTCGAATTTCTGAGCCCGATGCGGGCATCGCTTGTGATCACCGAGGGGCGCTATCACCAGGTCAAGCGGATGTTCGCCGCGCTCGGCAACCGCGTGGTGTCGCTTCATCGTCAATCGATCGGGCCGATCGCGCTACCCGACGAACTCGCCCCGGGCGAGTGGCGCGAACTGACGGCGGAGGAGATAGCGCGTTTCTGA
- a CDS encoding SulP family inorganic anion transporter — MLKRYFPILTWLPHYHRGLFSADLLAGLIVTVMVIPQSLAYALLAGLPAVVGLYASILPQLFYTLMGTSRTLAVGPVAIIALMTGAALSAVAEPGSALYLEAALVLSLLSGLILVGMGIARMGFFSNFLSHPVISGFLTASGILIAASQLGSLLGIQSSGFTLVERVVTLAPNLMSINVFTVVIGVGTLLFLVGMRRFGKRAFAKIGVPAGLADLLTKAGPVFAVIVTTLVCWHWDLASQGVAVVGDVPGGLPAFSFPLSDITLWKALFIPALLISLVGFVESVSMGQMLAAKRRQRISPNQELVGLGAANLAAGVTSGMPVTGGLSRTVINFDAGAQTPAAGAFTALGIALVTLAFTGWLFYLPIATLSATITVSILTLVDIPMLRQTWRYSRSDFAAMALTIVLTLVEGVEAGIIGGVTLSLALFLYRTSRPHSALVGRVPDTEHFRNIQRHDVQAPKSAALLRIDESLYFANARYLEDTVYNLVASRPEIEHVVLICSAVNLIDASALESLDAINARLKDSNVKLHLSEVKGPVMDRLKQSDFLDALTGRVFLSTYTAWREFF, encoded by the coding sequence ATGCTCAAGCGTTACTTCCCCATCCTTACCTGGCTGCCCCACTACCACCGGGGGCTTTTTAGCGCGGACCTTCTGGCCGGACTCATCGTGACGGTCATGGTGATTCCGCAATCACTCGCCTACGCGCTGCTGGCGGGTCTGCCTGCGGTGGTGGGGCTTTACGCCAGCATTCTGCCGCAGCTTTTCTATACCTTGATGGGCACCAGCCGCACGCTGGCGGTCGGGCCAGTGGCGATCATCGCGCTGATGACCGGCGCGGCGCTGAGCGCAGTCGCCGAGCCCGGCTCCGCACTGTACCTAGAGGCGGCGCTGGTGCTGTCGCTACTTTCCGGGCTGATACTCGTGGGTATGGGCATCGCCCGCATGGGCTTTTTTAGCAACTTTTTGAGCCATCCGGTGATTTCCGGCTTTTTGACCGCCTCGGGCATTTTGATCGCCGCCAGTCAGCTTGGAAGCCTGCTGGGCATCCAGAGCAGCGGCTTCACCCTCGTCGAGCGCGTCGTAACGCTTGCGCCCAACCTGATGTCCATCAATGTTTTCACGGTCGTGATCGGCGTGGGCACGCTGCTCTTTTTGGTCGGCATGCGTCGATTTGGCAAACGGGCGTTTGCGAAGATTGGCGTTCCAGCGGGGCTTGCGGATCTTCTGACCAAAGCGGGGCCGGTATTCGCAGTGATCGTGACTACGCTCGTCTGCTGGCATTGGGATCTGGCGTCACAAGGTGTGGCCGTGGTCGGCGACGTACCCGGCGGCCTTCCCGCGTTCAGCTTTCCGCTAAGCGACATTACGCTGTGGAAGGCGCTGTTTATTCCCGCACTACTGATCAGCCTGGTGGGCTTTGTAGAGTCGGTCTCGATGGGACAGATGCTCGCCGCCAAACGGCGCCAGCGCATTTCACCCAATCAGGAGCTGGTGGGTTTGGGTGCGGCGAACCTGGCCGCTGGGGTGACCAGCGGCATGCCGGTGACCGGTGGGCTCTCGCGCACGGTAATCAATTTCGATGCCGGCGCGCAAACGCCCGCGGCCGGCGCTTTTACTGCCCTCGGCATTGCGCTGGTCACGCTGGCGTTCACCGGCTGGCTGTTTTATCTCCCTATCGCGACGCTGTCCGCGACCATCACGGTGTCGATTTTGACCCTCGTCGACATCCCCATGTTGCGTCAGACCTGGCGCTACTCCCGCAGTGACTTTGCCGCCATGGCGCTCACCATCGTGCTGACCCTGGTGGAAGGCGTCGAGGCGGGGATTATCGGCGGCGTAACGCTCTCGCTTGCGCTGTTTCTCTACCGTACCAGCCGGCCGCATAGTGCGCTGGTCGGGCGGGTGCCGGACACCGAGCACTTTCGCAATATCCAGCGCCACGATGTGCAGGCGCCGAAGAGCGCCGCGCTCTTGCGTATCGACGAAAGCCTCTATTTCGCCAACGCGCGCTACCTGGAAGATACCGTCTACAATCTGGTGGCCAGCCGCCCGGAAATCGAGCACGTGGTGTTGATCTGCTCGGCGGTCAACCTGATCGACGCCTCGGCACTCGAAAGTCTGGATGCGATCAACGCACGTCTAAAAGACTCAAACGTGAAGCTCCACCTTTCCGAAGTAAAGGGGCCGGTCATGGACCGGCTCAAGCAGAGCGACTTTCTGGATGCGCTCACCGGACGGGTGTTTCTGAGTACTTACACCGCTTGGCGCGAATTTTTCTGA
- the rarD gene encoding EamA family transporter RarD: MLSPPTRDPEAVKGVTFGLTAYVMWGCFPLYFALFSGVPAFEVLLHRIVWSCVFLIAVITLLKRWAPVTSALRAPRRLGRVLICAVLIGANWGLYIYAVESHQVLQASLGYFLTPLINVALGVIVLRETMGKTQLAALGLASSAIVIQLVTLGELPWISLMLALSFGSYGLFRKQVPLDGLSGLFVETLLLLPLALLALAWLSAQGASHFLMDAPTSALLISCGVATALPLLAFAGAARRLRLSTIGFLMYINPSMQFLIALTVFDEPLGTIQLITFIMIWLGLALYSWSSWRSRPRAGA, encoded by the coding sequence ATGCTATCGCCCCCTACTCGCGACCCGGAAGCCGTCAAGGGCGTTACCTTTGGACTGACCGCCTATGTGATGTGGGGCTGTTTTCCGCTCTATTTCGCACTGTTTAGCGGCGTGCCCGCTTTTGAGGTGCTGCTTCACCGCATCGTCTGGTCCTGCGTGTTTTTGATCGCGGTGATTACGCTGCTCAAGCGCTGGGCGCCGGTGACGAGTGCATTGAGAGCGCCCAGGCGGCTGGGGCGGGTATTGATCTGCGCGGTGCTGATCGGCGCCAACTGGGGGCTCTATATCTACGCGGTGGAAAGCCACCAGGTGCTTCAGGCGAGCCTTGGCTACTTTTTGACGCCGCTAATCAACGTCGCCCTTGGGGTGATCGTGCTGCGTGAAACGATGGGCAAAACGCAGCTCGCCGCCCTCGGGCTTGCGAGCAGCGCGATCGTCATTCAGCTCGTCACGCTTGGCGAGCTGCCCTGGATCAGCCTGATGCTGGCACTGAGTTTCGGAAGCTACGGGCTCTTTCGCAAGCAGGTGCCTTTGGACGGCCTTTCGGGGCTGTTCGTCGAAACGCTATTGCTGTTGCCACTGGCACTGCTCGCGCTGGCCTGGCTCAGCGCCCAGGGCGCCTCGCATTTCCTAATGGATGCGCCGACCAGCGCGCTTTTGATCAGCTGTGGTGTCGCAACGGCGCTTCCGCTTTTGGCCTTTGCTGGCGCCGCCCGACGGCTGCGCCTGTCGACCATCGGCTTTTTGATGTACATCAACCCGAGCATGCAGTTTCTGATTGCGTTGACCGTGTTCGACGAGCCGCTCGGCACCATCCAACTCATCACGTTCATCATGATCTGGCTGGGGCTTGCGCTCTACTCCTGGTCCTCCTGGCGGTCACGTCCGCGCGCCGGCGCTTAG
- a CDS encoding TAXI family TRAP transporter solute-binding subunit, which yields MRSLTQRLLIATLPLSFVGPVLANEIDLPSTMAWTAYGTNSSGYAQAVAIGNMLQNEYGSSVRVLPGENDVSRMTPLKQGRVDLCACGIASYYGAEGVLMFADRDWGPQPIRVITTSTASFGLSLAVAGDLDVETPADLAGKRIAYIRGDDALNKGTEAYLAFGGLTWDDVERVDYPGYARSFDGIIAGDVDASFTTTVTPPAQQLASSPRGISWPVLDPNDEAGWERMAAVAPYFRPHEVTAGAGDISPENPLASASYPYPIVVANEDLEDNVAYGLIRALQEHYDDYKDNAPGANGYALEFQDLEWVVPFHDAVVEYYKETGVWNDELQAHQNQLVERQQVLMQAWQTFMQDAPDDDDAFTSEWMAARATALSDAGFEPVFE from the coding sequence ATGCGCTCGCTCACTCAACGCCTGCTCATCGCTACTCTGCCTCTTTCGTTCGTCGGCCCTGTGCTCGCCAATGAGATCGATCTTCCGAGTACCATGGCTTGGACGGCCTATGGCACCAACTCCAGTGGCTACGCCCAAGCGGTAGCCATTGGCAATATGCTACAGAACGAGTACGGCTCGTCGGTTCGCGTGCTGCCTGGTGAAAACGATGTGTCGCGGATGACACCGCTCAAACAGGGGCGCGTCGATCTTTGCGCCTGTGGTATCGCAAGCTACTACGGCGCCGAAGGCGTATTGATGTTCGCTGACCGCGACTGGGGCCCGCAGCCGATTCGCGTGATCACCACATCGACCGCTTCCTTTGGGCTATCGCTTGCAGTGGCCGGGGATCTGGACGTCGAGACGCCTGCGGATCTCGCCGGCAAGCGTATCGCCTATATCCGCGGCGACGATGCGCTCAACAAGGGCACCGAAGCATATTTGGCCTTTGGTGGTCTCACGTGGGATGACGTAGAGCGGGTGGATTACCCCGGCTACGCGCGTTCCTTCGATGGCATCATCGCCGGCGACGTGGATGCCTCTTTCACCACGACCGTCACGCCGCCTGCCCAGCAGCTAGCCAGCAGCCCACGCGGCATCAGTTGGCCGGTACTGGATCCAAACGACGAAGCGGGCTGGGAACGCATGGCCGCCGTCGCCCCTTATTTCCGTCCTCATGAAGTTACTGCCGGCGCCGGCGATATTAGCCCGGAGAATCCGCTGGCCAGCGCCAGCTATCCCTACCCGATCGTGGTCGCCAATGAGGATTTGGAGGACAACGTCGCTTACGGACTGATCCGCGCGCTTCAGGAGCATTACGACGACTACAAGGATAACGCCCCTGGTGCCAACGGCTACGCGTTGGAATTCCAGGACCTGGAGTGGGTGGTGCCGTTTCACGATGCGGTAGTCGAGTACTATAAGGAAACCGGCGTCTGGAACGATGAGCTGCAAGCGCACCAGAACCAATTGGTCGAGCGCCAGCAAGTATTGATGCAAGCCTGGCAGACGTTCATGCAGGATGCACCCGACGATGACGATGCCTTCACCTCAGAGTGGATGGCTGCACGTGCGACCGCGCTAAGCGACGCCGGCTTCGAACCGGTTTTTGAGTGA
- a CDS encoding amidohydrolase: MAELKTSLVQCDLRWEDPRANHTHLQTLLGELDGRDTDLIVLPEMFATGFTMNSRDMAQPMAQSESVAWLLDQAKARDCVITGSVAIVDDGEYYNRMIWATPDGKIDYYDKRHLFRMAGEHERYGMGRERKLVELKGFKILLSVCYDLRFPVWSRQQPGEGEHFEYDALLCVANWPSPRRNPWRTLLQARAVENLSYVIGVNRVGEDAKGLAYSGDSMLVDFKGEPLIDRPAHSAFIETGTLDKTALDEFREKFPAWQDADRFELLPGVGQ, encoded by the coding sequence ATGGCCGAGTTGAAAACGAGCCTGGTGCAGTGCGACCTGCGCTGGGAAGACCCCAGGGCCAATCACACGCATCTTCAAACGCTACTTGGCGAGCTCGACGGCCGCGATACCGACCTGATCGTGCTGCCGGAAATGTTTGCCACCGGCTTTACCATGAACTCCCGAGACATGGCCCAGCCCATGGCGCAGAGCGAGAGCGTGGCCTGGCTCTTGGACCAGGCGAAGGCGCGCGACTGCGTGATCACCGGGAGCGTGGCAATCGTCGATGACGGTGAGTACTACAACCGCATGATCTGGGCCACTCCGGACGGCAAGATCGACTATTACGACAAGCGCCATCTGTTTCGCATGGCCGGCGAGCACGAGCGTTACGGTATGGGCCGCGAGCGCAAACTCGTCGAACTCAAGGGCTTCAAAATCCTGCTCAGCGTCTGCTACGACCTGCGCTTTCCAGTCTGGTCGCGCCAGCAGCCGGGCGAGGGCGAGCACTTCGAGTACGACGCGCTTTTGTGCGTGGCCAACTGGCCGTCGCCGCGGCGCAATCCTTGGCGTACGCTGCTTCAGGCGCGGGCCGTCGAGAACCTGAGCTACGTCATCGGCGTCAACCGCGTGGGCGAAGACGCCAAGGGGCTCGCCTACAGCGGCGATTCGATGCTGGTCGACTTCAAGGGCGAGCCGCTCATTGACCGGCCCGCGCATAGCGCCTTCATTGAAACCGGCACGCTCGATAAAACCGCCCTCGATGAATTTCGTGAGAAGTTTCCCGCCTGGCAGGACGCGGACCGCTTCGAGCTTTTGCCAGGAGTGGGCCAGTAA
- a CDS encoding TRAP transporter permease, which produces MTTHTPPAHQNGQVKEKISQIRELPAALRWIPAAVTVALMLMTLDYLFNMGLLTFVTGLETQFYYAVVALLLPLVFLLWPLSASRQEQPIPWYDYLLSAVTLIVGGYFVYNAVPILERGWAFSAPETAIYASYAYWVLIIEAARRAGGLPIAIIAGVFSLYPLVADKVPGPIQAFPSTLEQTAMYHTMSNESIMGVPLQAFAGLVIGFLVFGVVLQKSGGGKFFINLAFALLGHVRGGPAKVSIFSSGLMGSMSGSVISNVLTTGVLSIPAMRRIGMSRSFAGGVEACASTGGVLMPPVMGATAFVMAMFLDIPYSAVALAAVIPSILYFLGLFIQIDAYAARNDIQGLPEIELPSLKQTLKEGWYFVFVFALLVWMLLVMQREAVAPFYATALLLVLNQLSKHNRWGWSDVSDTLSSAAKLFAELIAILAGVGMLVGALSMTGLSGTIANDFINIAGGSVPLLLIMGAVTSFVLGIGMTVTAAYIFLAVALAPALIQGGGLDPMAVHMFILYWGMLSFITPPVALGAFAAATVAGARPMATGLQAMRLGSVIYFIPFLFVLNPALIMQGAPLLILAVFVQAVIGIVLFASAMQGYLIGVGRLGYGVVQESIIRTLVLLAGLLLALPGGGLVPLSQLELIGLALAALIPGVLLARLSQRRQKPAHQLG; this is translated from the coding sequence ATGACTACCCATACGCCACCTGCCCACCAGAATGGGCAGGTAAAAGAGAAGATCAGCCAGATTCGCGAGCTGCCCGCTGCGCTTCGTTGGATCCCCGCCGCGGTCACCGTCGCTCTGATGCTGATGACCTTGGACTACCTGTTCAATATGGGGCTTCTGACCTTCGTCACCGGCCTCGAGACCCAGTTTTACTACGCCGTGGTGGCGCTACTGCTGCCGCTGGTGTTTCTGCTTTGGCCCTTGAGCGCGAGCCGACAGGAGCAGCCAATACCGTGGTACGACTATCTGCTCAGCGCCGTTACCCTGATCGTGGGCGGCTACTTCGTCTATAACGCCGTCCCTATTCTGGAGCGCGGCTGGGCATTCTCGGCCCCAGAGACCGCCATCTACGCAAGCTACGCCTATTGGGTATTGATCATCGAGGCGGCGCGCCGGGCCGGGGGCTTGCCGATCGCTATCATCGCCGGGGTCTTTTCGCTCTACCCCCTGGTGGCGGATAAAGTGCCCGGTCCGATTCAGGCGTTTCCCTCGACGCTCGAACAGACCGCGATGTACCACACCATGAGCAACGAGAGCATCATGGGCGTGCCGCTCCAAGCCTTCGCGGGGCTGGTCATCGGCTTTTTGGTATTTGGCGTCGTACTGCAGAAAAGCGGCGGCGGCAAGTTTTTTATCAACCTCGCCTTCGCGCTTCTGGGCCACGTGCGCGGTGGGCCGGCTAAAGTCTCCATTTTTTCGAGCGGTTTGATGGGATCGATGAGCGGCAGTGTGATCAGTAATGTCCTAACCACTGGCGTACTGTCGATTCCAGCGATGCGGCGTATCGGCATGAGCCGGTCGTTTGCCGGCGGTGTCGAGGCCTGCGCCTCGACCGGTGGTGTGCTGATGCCCCCGGTGATGGGCGCGACCGCCTTCGTCATGGCGATGTTTCTGGATATTCCTTACTCGGCGGTGGCGCTAGCGGCGGTAATTCCCTCCATCCTCTACTTTTTGGGGCTATTCATCCAGATCGATGCTTACGCCGCGCGCAACGATATTCAAGGCCTGCCCGAGATCGAGCTGCCTTCGCTAAAACAGACGCTGAAAGAGGGCTGGTACTTTGTCTTCGTTTTCGCCCTACTGGTCTGGATGCTGCTGGTGATGCAGCGTGAAGCCGTCGCGCCCTTCTACGCCACCGCGCTGCTTTTAGTACTCAACCAGCTCTCCAAACACAACCGTTGGGGCTGGTCGGATGTGAGCGATACGCTCTCTTCAGCGGCCAAACTCTTTGCCGAGCTGATCGCTATACTCGCCGGCGTGGGCATGCTGGTGGGCGCGCTTTCCATGACGGGGCTCTCTGGCACCATCGCCAACGACTTCATCAACATCGCCGGCGGCAGCGTCCCGCTTCTGTTGATCATGGGCGCGGTTACAAGCTTCGTACTGGGCATCGGCATGACCGTGACGGCGGCCTACATCTTCCTGGCCGTGGCGCTAGCGCCGGCGCTGATTCAAGGCGGTGGGCTGGATCCCATGGCGGTGCACATGTTCATTCTCTATTGGGGCATGTTGAGCTTCATCACACCGCCCGTGGCGCTCGGCGCGTTCGCCGCCGCCACGGTAGCAGGCGCCCGCCCCATGGCCACTGGCCTGCAGGCCATGCGCTTGGGCAGCGTGATCTATTTCATTCCGTTCTTGTTCGTACTCAACCCAGCGCTGATCATGCAAGGCGCGCCGCTGCTGATTCTGGCTGTGTTCGTACAAGCGGTCATCGGCATCGTGCTGTTCGCCTCCGCCATGCAGGGCTATTTGATCGGCGTGGGCCGTTTGGGCTACGGCGTGGTGCAGGAGAGCATCATTCGCACCCTGGTGCTGTTGGCAGGGCTGCTGCTGGCACTGCCTGGTGGCGGTTTGGTGCCGCTAAGCCAACTCGAGCTTATCGGCTTGGCGCTTGCCGCGCTCATACCCGGCGTACTGCTCGCCCGCTTGAGCCAGCGTCGGCAAAAGCCTGCGCATCAGCTGGGCTAA